One genomic region from Candidatus Atribacteria bacterium ADurb.Bin276 encodes:
- the asrC gene encoding Anaerobic sulfite reductase subunit C, with amino-acid sequence MVSTKKVVLHFPREAVERPVVCDLALRFGLTFNILRASISPHHEGLMVLEIIGENTKNEEGLKYLQEKGVEIQPLSQDIKKDDQRCIDCGSCLGVCPTSALYMDKKSYQVIFEESKCIACELCVLACPTRAMEALF; translated from the coding sequence GAAGCGGTCGAGAGACCAGTGGTGTGTGATCTGGCGCTTCGTTTTGGATTAACCTTTAATATTCTTCGCGCCTCTATTTCTCCACATCATGAAGGACTGATGGTTTTGGAAATCATCGGAGAGAATACTAAAAATGAGGAAGGTCTCAAGTATCTTCAAGAAAAGGGAGTAGAAATACAACCTTTAAGCCAAGATATTAAGAAAGACGATCAACGTTGCATCGATTGTGGTTCTTGCTTAGGAGTTTGTCCAACTTCAGCTCTTTATATGGACAAGAAATCTTATCAGGTAATATTTGAAGAATCAAAATGTATTGCTTGTGAACTTTGTGTTTTGGCTTGTCCTACCCGTGCGATGGAAGCTTTATTTTAA